The Deinococcus taeanensis genome has a window encoding:
- a CDS encoding CaiB/BaiF CoA transferase family protein, which produces MLPLEGLRVIALEQAVAGPFCSRQLADLGADVIKVERPGEGDLARGYDGALDGVSAYFAWLNRGKRSVVLDLKSPQGVAALEGLLAGADVFVHNLLPGAVERLGFRWEDVRGRFPRLIWVSISGYGLSGSYAQKKAYDMLIQAEAGVISVTGSADEPAKVGISVADIASGLYAHSSILAALLKRGQTGLGDRIEISMFEALTEWMTPPIYSLIGQGRAPGRAGLRHNMIVPYGAYRCADGQVMFAVQNEREWVKFCADVLEQPDLASDERFVTNAQRLAWRSALETIIEAAFASLTRGEVSARLDQAGIASARVNSVQEVVDHPQLQDRQRWTQVQTPAGTIPALLPPHNIGSVSPRMGRVPALGEHTAEVLAELERAP; this is translated from the coding sequence ATGCTGCCCCTGGAGGGACTGCGGGTGATCGCCCTGGAACAGGCGGTCGCCGGGCCGTTCTGCTCGCGCCAGCTGGCGGACCTGGGGGCCGACGTCATCAAGGTGGAGCGTCCGGGCGAAGGGGACCTGGCGCGCGGCTACGACGGCGCCCTGGACGGGGTCTCCGCCTACTTTGCCTGGCTCAACCGCGGCAAGCGCAGTGTGGTGCTGGATCTGAAGAGCCCGCAGGGGGTGGCCGCCCTGGAGGGCTTGCTGGCCGGCGCGGATGTGTTCGTGCACAACCTGCTGCCCGGAGCGGTCGAGCGCCTGGGTTTTCGATGGGAGGACGTTCGCGGGCGCTTCCCACGCCTGATCTGGGTCTCCATCTCCGGCTATGGCCTGTCCGGTTCCTACGCTCAGAAAAAGGCGTACGACATGCTGATCCAGGCGGAAGCGGGCGTCATTTCAGTGACCGGCAGCGCCGACGAGCCTGCCAAGGTGGGCATCTCTGTGGCGGACATCGCCAGCGGGCTGTACGCCCATTCCAGCATCCTCGCGGCCCTGCTCAAACGCGGCCAGACGGGCCTGGGCGACCGCATCGAGATCTCGATGTTCGAGGCCCTCACCGAATGGATGACGCCGCCCATATACAGCCTGATCGGGCAGGGGCGCGCGCCGGGCCGGGCGGGGTTGCGGCACAACATGATCGTCCCCTACGGCGCCTACCGCTGCGCCGACGGGCAGGTGATGTTTGCCGTCCAGAACGAGCGCGAGTGGGTGAAGTTCTGCGCTGACGTGCTGGAGCAGCCGGATCTGGCCAGTGACGAACGCTTCGTCACCAATGCCCAGCGGCTCGCCTGGCGCTCGGCCCTCGAGACCATCATCGAAGCGGCCTTTGCTTCCCTGACGCGGGGTGAGGTGAGCGCCCGCCTGGACCAGGCCGGTATTGCCAGCGCCCGCGTCAACAGCGTGCAGGAGGTGGTGGACCACCCCCAGTTGCAGGACCGTCAGCGCTGGACACAGGTGCAGACCCCGGCCGGCACCATTCCGGCTCTGCTGCCGCCTCACAACATCGGGAGCGTTTCCCCACGGATGGGCCGGGTGCCCGCCCTGGGGGAGCACACCGCCGAGGTCCTGGCCGAACTGGAGCGCGCCCCATGA
- a CDS encoding MaoC family dehydratase yields MTTPTTGRCFEDFAPGQVIEHPLGRTVTQNDNIWFTLLTNNTNPIHFDAHYAAHTEFGRPLVNSAFTIALVTGLSVSDMSQNAVNLGWDEVRLPHPLFEGDTVYARSEVLSLRESRSRPHQGVLTFKTSGYNQHGTVVLEFKRTVLVYRRGHVPSVTSRPSMKETQ; encoded by the coding sequence ATGACGACCCCCACCACCGGTCGCTGCTTCGAGGATTTTGCCCCCGGTCAGGTGATCGAGCATCCCCTGGGCCGCACCGTGACCCAGAACGACAACATCTGGTTTACCCTCCTGACGAACAACACCAATCCCATTCACTTCGACGCGCATTACGCCGCACACACGGAGTTCGGGCGGCCCCTGGTGAACAGTGCGTTCACCATCGCGCTCGTAACGGGATTGTCGGTGTCGGACATGTCGCAGAACGCGGTCAACCTCGGCTGGGATGAGGTGCGTCTCCCCCATCCGCTGTTCGAGGGGGACACGGTGTATGCCCGGAGCGAAGTGCTGTCCCTGCGGGAATCGCGCTCACGGCCTCACCAGGGGGTCCTGACGTTCAAGACCTCCGGGTATAACCAGCACGGCACGGTCGTCCTGGAGTTCAAACGGACCGTTCTGGTCTACCGGCGAGGGCACGTGCCGAGCGTCACTTCCAGGCCCAGCATGAAGGAGACCCAGTGA
- a CDS encoding aldehyde dehydrogenase, with amino-acid sequence MTLPEYLLYIGGQFVAARSGALTETVNPYTGRAWAHVPEAGPEDVDAAVRAARSALISGPWGRLTGRQRSKLIHRLAQILERDADLLGEIETRDNGKLLREMRGQCRVLPEWYEYYAGAADKLHGETIPSDKPNYFIYTRREPVGVVAAIVPWNSPLLLLTWKLAPLLAAGCTVVVKPADQTPVSALEFARRVEEAGFPPGVFNVVTGGAAVGAALVAHPGVDKVAFTGSTEVGIKVGQAAMGHLAKVSLELGGKSPNIVFGDADLDAAANGVIAGIFAAGGQTCIAGSRLLVHESVQDELVSRVAKRARTIKLGDPLDPETEMGPVAFQAHLEGILRRCEAGVQEGATLVTGGRRASGSDLDAGFFVEPTIFTNVHSRMGLAAEEIFGPVLSVLPFRDEAQAIRLANDSRYGLAAGVWTRDVQLAHRAAHAIKAGTVWVNAYRAVSYNAPFGGFKHSGIGRENSLEAVHDYLDTKTVWVELSGATRDPFTIG; translated from the coding sequence GTGACTCTGCCCGAGTACCTGCTGTACATCGGCGGCCAGTTTGTCGCGGCCCGGTCTGGCGCCTTGACCGAGACCGTCAACCCGTACACCGGCCGGGCCTGGGCGCACGTCCCGGAGGCCGGGCCAGAGGACGTGGACGCGGCCGTGCGCGCCGCCCGCAGCGCTCTGATCAGCGGCCCCTGGGGCCGCCTGACGGGGCGGCAGCGCTCGAAGCTGATTCACCGGCTCGCTCAGATTCTGGAACGCGACGCGGACCTGCTCGGGGAGATCGAGACGCGCGACAACGGCAAACTGCTGCGGGAAATGCGCGGCCAGTGCCGCGTTCTGCCGGAATGGTACGAGTACTACGCGGGGGCGGCCGACAAGCTGCACGGCGAAACCATTCCCAGCGACAAACCCAACTACTTCATCTACACCCGCCGCGAACCGGTCGGGGTGGTGGCGGCCATCGTGCCGTGGAACTCCCCCCTGCTGCTGCTTACCTGGAAACTCGCCCCGCTGCTCGCGGCCGGCTGCACCGTGGTCGTCAAACCCGCGGACCAGACCCCCGTGTCGGCGCTGGAGTTTGCCCGGCGGGTGGAGGAAGCGGGCTTTCCGCCCGGCGTCTTCAACGTGGTGACAGGAGGTGCGGCGGTCGGCGCGGCCCTGGTGGCCCATCCGGGCGTGGACAAGGTGGCGTTTACCGGCAGTACCGAAGTCGGCATCAAAGTGGGTCAGGCCGCCATGGGGCACCTGGCAAAAGTCAGCCTGGAACTGGGGGGAAAGAGCCCCAACATTGTGTTCGGGGACGCCGACCTGGACGCGGCGGCCAACGGCGTGATCGCCGGGATCTTCGCGGCGGGCGGGCAGACCTGCATCGCCGGTTCCCGGTTGCTGGTTCACGAGTCGGTGCAAGATGAGCTGGTGTCGCGTGTGGCGAAGCGGGCCCGGACCATCAAACTGGGCGACCCGCTCGATCCGGAGACGGAGATGGGCCCCGTCGCCTTCCAGGCCCATCTGGAAGGCATCCTGCGCCGCTGTGAGGCCGGCGTGCAGGAAGGCGCCACGCTGGTGACCGGCGGCAGGCGCGCCTCGGGCAGCGACCTGGACGCGGGCTTTTTCGTCGAACCGACAATCTTTACGAATGTGCACAGCCGCATGGGTCTGGCCGCGGAGGAAATCTTCGGCCCCGTGCTGTCGGTGCTGCCGTTCCGGGACGAGGCCCAGGCCATTCGCCTGGCGAACGACTCGCGCTACGGCCTGGCGGCAGGCGTCTGGACCCGGGATGTCCAGCTCGCCCACCGCGCCGCCCACGCGATCAAAGCCGGCACTGTCTGGGTCAACGCCTACCGCGCGGTGAGTTACAACGCGCCCTTCGGCGGCTTCAAGCACAGCGGCATCGGCCGGGAGAACTCCCTGGAAGCGGTCCACGACTACCTCGACACGAAGACGGTGTGGGTGGAACTGAGCGGCGCCACCCGCGACCCGTTCACGATCGGCTGA
- a CDS encoding urea amidolyase family protein: protein MRRLEGFYVAFGTELNRADNLCLHALHRALRGDLLPGVTDLYPGYVNLYVEYDAVQTDRATVSEWVRKHLPAARGAMPEARPPVTIPVRYDGEDLADVASRTGMSEREVIRLHTGPDYHVYAVGFTPGFPFLGEVPGALRLPRRDTPRLKVPFNAVAVANAQSCVYVLPSPGGWHLLGTALTTIYDPNRTAPFLLSPGDTVRFAEATGDAPELPGIRPLWPDVPARPALRVEKAGLLDLLVDEGRFLQAHHGMARSGPLDERAAALANHVAGNPPGTPLLELTLLGPTLTALQDVVLAAVGYGMTGQVAGRPVPAQAPFVVRAGDTLRFTPTGEGARCYLAVAGGLDTRPFLGSSSVDRTGRVGRPLRAGDVLGLGRAPVRAPGATAPLPQLPAEVTLRLLPGPQATYEALVALGRAPFRVREGDRMGIRLEGPAVPGGQVVSEATPHGAVQVTPAGQAIMLLNDRGRIGGYHKPAVIHPDDLPLAAQLRPNQRVHFRPHVSGRPDSWPQRWFMPV, encoded by the coding sequence GTGCGGCGGCTCGAAGGCTTTTACGTCGCGTTCGGCACTGAGCTGAACCGCGCGGACAACCTCTGCCTGCACGCCCTGCACCGGGCCCTGCGCGGGGACCTTCTGCCCGGGGTCACCGACCTGTACCCGGGCTACGTCAACCTGTACGTGGAATACGACGCCGTTCAGACGGACCGGGCCACCGTCAGCGAGTGGGTGAGAAAGCACCTGCCGGCGGCGCGGGGCGCCATGCCCGAGGCCCGGCCCCCCGTGACGATCCCGGTCCGGTACGACGGTGAGGACCTCGCGGACGTCGCCTCACGGACCGGGATGAGTGAACGCGAGGTGATTCGCCTGCACACGGGACCGGACTACCACGTGTACGCCGTCGGGTTCACGCCCGGGTTCCCGTTCCTGGGGGAGGTGCCCGGGGCCCTGCGCCTTCCCCGGCGCGATACGCCGCGCCTGAAGGTACCCTTCAATGCGGTCGCGGTCGCCAATGCGCAGAGCTGCGTGTACGTCCTGCCCTCACCGGGTGGGTGGCATCTGCTCGGCACGGCTCTGACCACCATCTACGACCCGAACCGGACCGCGCCCTTTCTCCTCTCGCCCGGAGACACGGTCCGGTTTGCCGAAGCCACCGGAGACGCGCCGGAATTGCCGGGCATTCGCCCCCTGTGGCCCGACGTGCCGGCGCGCCCGGCCCTGCGGGTCGAGAAGGCCGGCCTGCTGGACCTGCTCGTCGATGAGGGCCGCTTTCTTCAGGCGCACCACGGCATGGCCCGCAGCGGTCCACTGGATGAGCGGGCGGCGGCCCTGGCCAACCACGTCGCCGGGAACCCCCCGGGCACACCGCTGCTTGAGCTCACGCTGCTGGGGCCCACCCTCACGGCCTTGCAGGACGTCGTGCTGGCCGCCGTGGGCTACGGGATGACCGGGCAGGTGGCGGGCCGGCCCGTTCCCGCACAGGCCCCATTCGTGGTGCGGGCGGGCGACACCCTGCGCTTCACACCGACCGGGGAAGGCGCCCGCTGCTACCTGGCGGTGGCCGGGGGCCTGGACACGCGGCCCTTCCTGGGCAGCAGCAGTGTCGACCGCACCGGCCGGGTGGGCCGTCCCTTGAGGGCAGGCGACGTGCTGGGCCTGGGCCGAGCCCCGGTGCGCGCGCCTGGCGCCACCGCCCCATTACCCCAGCTCCCGGCCGAGGTCACCTTACGACTCCTCCCGGGTCCTCAGGCCACCTATGAAGCGCTCGTCGCGCTGGGCCGCGCCCCGTTCCGCGTCCGTGAAGGAGACCGGATGGGCATCCGGCTCGAGGGGCCTGCCGTCCCAGGGGGGCAGGTGGTCAGTGAAGCCACACCTCACGGCGCCGTGCAGGTGACGCCGGCCGGGCAGGCCATCATGCTGCTCAACGACCGGGGCCGCATCGGCGGATACCACAAGCCGGCCGTGATCCATCCAGACGACCTGCCGCTGGCCGCCCAGTTGCGGCCCAATCAACGCGTCCACTTTCGTCCCCACGTGTCTGGGCGGCCGGACAGCTGGCCGCAACGCTGGTTCATGCCGGTATGA
- a CDS encoding SDR family NAD(P)-dependent oxidoreductase yields the protein MTNDVSNRFQGRVVLVTGAAGGIGRAVAERFAREGAQVAVNDLKEDAVQAVVDGITAAGGRALAASADVSDAAQVDAMFTKIETAFGYVDVLYNNAGLIDTTRHFLEADEAWWDRIIEVNLKSVFLCSHRAARIMARRRQGVIISTSSGGATRAHRGNVAYDATKGGIEAMTRAMALDLAPYGIRVNGVVPGFINTYGLTEEQLRVREKTVPLGRYGVAQDMTGAALFLASDDAAYVTGQFISVDGGVLVQQRSANVDTFPVDGFPVIEADLA from the coding sequence ATGACAAACGACGTTTCCAACCGATTTCAGGGCCGCGTGGTGCTGGTCACCGGCGCCGCCGGGGGCATCGGCCGCGCCGTGGCGGAGCGCTTCGCGCGTGAAGGCGCGCAGGTGGCGGTCAATGACCTGAAAGAAGACGCCGTGCAGGCGGTGGTTGACGGCATCACCGCCGCCGGGGGCCGCGCCCTGGCCGCCTCCGCCGATGTGTCTGACGCTGCGCAGGTCGACGCCATGTTCACGAAGATTGAGACCGCCTTCGGGTACGTGGACGTGCTGTACAACAACGCCGGGCTGATCGACACCACCCGGCACTTCCTGGAGGCGGACGAAGCGTGGTGGGACCGCATTATTGAAGTCAACCTCAAAAGTGTGTTCCTGTGCTCGCACCGGGCGGCCCGGATCATGGCCCGCCGGCGCCAGGGCGTCATCATCAGCACCTCGTCGGGCGGAGCGACCCGGGCCCACCGGGGCAACGTGGCCTACGACGCGACCAAGGGCGGCATCGAGGCCATGACGCGGGCCATGGCGCTGGACCTCGCGCCGTACGGCATCCGGGTCAACGGGGTCGTGCCGGGGTTCATCAACACCTACGGCCTGACCGAGGAGCAGCTCCGCGTGCGCGAGAAGACCGTGCCGCTCGGCCGGTACGGGGTGGCGCAGGACATGACCGGAGCGGCGCTGTTCCTGGCGTCGGATGACGCGGCGTATGTCACTGGGCAGTTCATCTCGGTTGATGGCGGCGTGCTGGTGCAGCAGCGCTCGGCGAACGTGGACACCTTCCCGGTGGACGGCTTCCCGGTGATTGAGGCCGACCTCGCATGA